The Caenorhabditis elegans chromosome I genome includes the window TCTCATTATCAGTTGAAAAACAATAcgttaaaacaattttccaagaaTACTAGGATTTTGGAGCAACCGTTCAAAATGTCTCGAGGCGCATATTATCTTCTCATTGCTCATTGCTTCTGCttatattaatttcaaatcagTTAAACTACCCACTGACCAACCGGTAGATCTTATCTCAATGCCATTTTCCTTCCATTTTCCATCCTGTCTTCCTGCTTCAAAACCTTCCCCAATTCCCTTTGGGATGTGTCCTGTTGTCACTCTACAATCATCTTCTTTCCATCCGTCTCTAACCTATTATACTTTATAATTGCATTACACGGGGGACCTAGTCAAGGTTTGAGACAGCTCCAACTGTCATGAAAATATGCGAGGGGTTCCCAcgattgtttttgtttttttttcgcggaaTTTTTAGTGTTATTTTGCAGCTTTATATCATGGAAGGCAATCGATTCGTGTGTCAAAGTGATTTTCAAACAGCAACCAAAACATCAACGCCCACATCGATTCATAGGCCCGgtaaggtttttaaaaataaagaaagggAAAGAGAAAGAGACGAAGAATTGAGTTTTAAAGATAATACAAAAGTTGTTCAAAGTTATGGTAGAAGGTggagttttcataaaattgttgACTGCTGAGGCGTCCAAGGCCTACTCCAATAATTGAATGAAGGCAGATAGGCTAGAGGCAGACAAGTGAGCCTGAAcacatgcctacctaccatGAAATTCTTTATCTCTGAAGTAACACCGCCAGACATAATTTTCAGTAGATAcccaaaaagtcaaaaaagaaTTCCCAGATTTCAAGTCATAAAATCCTTAgaaatttcttcttcttctcataaAACCAGAGACATACGTTCTAATCCATGCTTCCGTTTCAAACGTATTTAAGATGAGCCAGCGAGCCATGTGTTGTTTGAATAGTTTTACGATGATAGGTATCTCTGCACAAAAGAGGAAGAGACAGACAGCTGTCAACACAGAAAACATTTCTTTGTATTCGAATTACCGCAAAATAGTAAGGAAGGGGGGATAATCTCGTTGCGGAATGGACATACACTGGTATTAGACAGATGATGTTCTTTTGTTACAGTATCCAATGGATCCGAATGCAATTCCGATGTGGAGGAGGATAATGTGGATGCTTGTGATGAGGTGGGTCTGAAATATATACTTCTCTGGAATTGCCATTTAGGAtcagtttttacttttttttaaaatagaaagtTCTAGTAGTGGCTAAAAAGTTTGCTGTAAAcgaatctttaaaaaatacaaatatttttctaatcaGTTTAATAAAGAAGCATACTTCCCTACTTTTGACAGCTGGTATCATTTGAAATGATTGCAAAAATGGCTCAAcactaaaaatattgaaaagattTAACCTATAACTTACAagtcaaaatgttttgttagaACCAAAGTGAATCTAATCTaacttattaaaatttcaggtcgGACTCGATGATGGAGAAGGCGATTGTGGGAAGGACAATTCAGATGACTCGAATTCTGCGAAAAGGCGTGGCCCTCGAACGACAATTAAAGCAAAACAAGTGAGTTTTCTgaagtagaaaaaattatctatGTCGGAAAGGAAAGTGCAAacataattattgaaataactttttgaaaaaataattaaatttctaaatccAGGTCAGtgtaacaaatattttgtcagttgacaattttttggtaaaacatAGTCTGATCAAGATTTGTGCTGCCAAAGTTGGGCAAAACTGACAGAGGAtatcagattttaaaattctaattaaTGTTTGATAAAGAATCCAGCGTTTCCTgctgaaaatcttgaatttccCCACTTAAAAAATATCTTATTACTGTCCAAAgcttcaataaatattttcagcttgaaaccTTAAAAAACGCGTTCGCCGCAACACCCAAACCAACTCGACATATCCGTGAACAACTTGCCGCCGAGACAGGACTCAACATGAGAGTCATTCAGGTTtctattcttcttctttttttctttttttgcacatGTCTAAGTATCCTCGAAATGCACTATCTCTCACAAATTCTCATTTCCCGCTTTAATTCACCTGCCCCGCCCTTCTCTCTCTTGGGGGAGGACACATCCTTCCACACGCACACACACAAATTCAATTACCGTAGTCCTTGAAAGGAGAGAGAGGGAAAAacggaaagaagaaaaagagaaaaaagtgagtgGATACTGTAGTTTCTAACTAATATCATGTTATTTACTGTAAGAAAGATGTACACATCACATGATTTTTATGTAACAATAGAAATAATAATGATCATAATCATAATAACTGATAACAGGAAACTTAACGGAAAGCCATAGGAAATTGGTTGTGTTTAGAGAGCTATACGAAAATGATGATGAAAGAGAAAATgggaaacaatttcaatttggaaGATAAAAATCTGAGTGGTCAAGGGAGAGAATTGCAATGAGAAATTTGAGTTGAACTcagaaaattcgtttttttgttcaaatttttgaacccTGAATATTcggaattccaaaattaattgtagtcttaattttttgtgtgaaatatttttagccTACTTCCACCgatcaattaaattttaattctgttTATCTGCACAGTTGCCCCATAATAGTAAACTTAAAAAACTGCTAACACATAACTTTTAGTGTTTTgattcgaaaatttggaaataactGAACTAAAAAAGGGTTCGCTCtctatattgatttttttcaaaaatttaatcttCGTGTACAGTGTTTTAGTTCACTTTTAAACTTCTAAATGAAAAAGTAGTCAACTACAGAGGACCATTCGGAACTGAAAAAACTCGATCTGAatagaactttttttcataaaaacatatgattgaaaaaaaaattcgactattttttcttttttttcttggatttctGGACTTGGGAAAATAATCCGGgcgttttcgaaaatttttcaatcgttcaaaacaatctgaaattttaaaaattgaatttgggtGATAAAAgattcagtaatttttttcaaaaaattcaaagtttccaaaatcttTAAGAATCTTCCATAAATCTACTTTTGGTAAAATTCCGAGaatgaaaatgaacaatttcagatcggctttttcaagttcaaaatgcTCTTCTACagataacataatttttctgtGGGGCTCactcaaaatatatttttccaaatgacACAGGGTTTACCTTTAATAGATAATTTTCTCcattaatttgttttccaaataaatttccattttacaGGTGTGGTTTCAAAACCGCCGAAGCAAGGAACGAAGAATGAAACAACTTCGTTTTGGAGGATATCGTCAATCCCGAAGACCACGCCGTGACGATATTGTAGATATGTTCCCGAATGGTGAGTCCACTTAATCGCTTCTTCTCGTTCTCAAATATTACGCAACACCAATTATCACGGTAGCGTGAAAAACAGATGAAAACACGAGGGTAGGGCGTTAGAAGCAGGTGTTCCAATGGcaaaaagtcgattttctGCACAATATGTACTAGGTTAAGCTGGATTAAAGGCGGTTCAACGATGATGAGGGGGTTCGtttcattattattatgatGATGACCCCCACTTAAGTACCCATAATATTTTGTGCTTCAGgacttttccaaataaatttgaagTAGATGGTAaacaaatgaattttcaaaaaataaatcgaggCAGctgttttgaacaaaataatattttgaatgaaCTATTGCGATATTGTAATTACGCGTACTTAAAGGCGCATTACATGGGTTTCGCAGAcaaattttatcagtttaaaattattgttaaaGTTGAATGAACTCAAGCTAGGTGCTGCCAAAGTTTGGCAATGAATTATTAGAGGGGACACGGTAGTTTTATTATTCGAAATCAGCCCCATTTTCATTTATATAAAATGTATCGATTGTTTTCAGACCAACAATTCTacccaccacctccaccatcaaatgttcaattctTTTGTGACCCATACACAACTTCTCCCAACAATCCAGAAACCATTCAAATGGCTCCACAATTTGCAGTtccaacggaaaatatgaacaTGGTTCCAGGtgagtatttgaaattttgataaacttGCAGACTTACGCTAATTGTTATATTCGAAAAAGAGTTCTttgaaaatgcataaaaaaGATTGTAtgtaatttctaatttctaaaataaatatttttcagagccaTACACAGAACAATCAGCGACCCCGCCAGAATTCAATGAAGACACATTTGCATGTATCTATTCAACAGACTTGGGAAAACCAACTCCGGTTTCATGGTAGCCACTCGACCTCCCAACAAATCCCACATACAGGAGTATTCCACGTTCGTGTAGTTTTTCTTCCTCgcattattttaaattctcaaaaagcaCTCACTTAAACATTTTCCACACCGATTTCCAAATGCAACAAAATCAACGAATTCCTCTCATTCATGCCAATCTATTGTCAATCTCTTGTGATAtaattccacttttttcgaattgttttcatttttaagttttacttttttttccgtATAAAACCATGTTTTGCTCAATACTTTATTTTCgcatgaaaaatttgaaattgccaaaaatccctaggaaaaaaatttatttcttaaggtattttgaaaatttttgtaaaatctttttaaaattcgagaaaagaaacttttttttttctcgattttcagaaaattcggaaGACCTAGAggatattttccagaaaattattCTCTCAGACGTGTTGATaggtttaaatatttttgaaaaaaattcgaaaacttttattaGTGATCAAGCTGAGGTAcataaaacatatttatttcaataacaATTAATATCCAACTGACAAAAATTTATCGTTTTCACAATGGTAAAGAAATGAGTATAAAGAATGACTAAATTGATTTTactttgattaaaaataataaagaaatagaaaataagttaaaacacaaaaaagaaagaattgaattttaaacccGTGGAAGCGAGCATTCATTGTTTTTCAGCTGAGCAGTCTTGCCAAAGTCTTGAATTTTTGCTCGAGAGCTTCGACACGAGCCTCCAAACGCATTTGATTGGCTTTCATTTCACGATTATCTTTTCGAAGTTGAGAATTCTTTTGATGAAGCTGATCGATTTCCCAACGAACGTCTTCTTTTgcctggaaattaatttttaagaaactgAGAATATTTAGGGTGTTCGATACATcttataacaaaattttaaaaacgttcaGACCAgcttcaattcaatttttgatttacctTATTAGATTCCTTTTCCAATTTGGCAACTTGCGCATCTACAACAAATGATTCTAGGCGAATGATTCTTTGAGCAGCTTTCAGACGAAGATTTTCacccattctgaaaattttttaatcgtgaatattttcttttctaaccttttaaatgtattactttatttaatttatatatttctttctttttcttttttcgaaaaaaaattctcaaccGGATGAGAAGACCAGAAGGTGCTCTCGGAAGGGCTCAAAAAATAAGGGAAAGATGAGCCGAAAATGAAATAGTATGCATTCAGAGAGACTTTGAGA containing:
- the lin-11 gene encoding Protein lin-11 (Confirmed by transcript evidence), encoding MHSSSSFIITSLEEEEKKPPAHHLHQQSIEDVGSVTSSATLLLLDSATWMMPSSTTQPHISEISGNECAACAQPILDRYVFTVLGKCWHQSCLRCCDCRAPMSMTCFSRDGLILCKTDFSRRYSQRCAGCDGKLEKEDLVRRARDKVFHIRCFQCSVCQRLLDTGDQLYIMEGNRFVCQSDFQTATKTSTPTSIHRPVSNGSECNSDVEEDNVDACDEVGLDDGEGDCGKDNSDDSNSAKRRGPRTTIKAKQLETLKNAFAATPKPTRHIREQLAAETGLNMRVIQVWFQNRRSKERRMKQLRFGGYRQSRRPRRDDIVDMFPNDQQFYPPPPPSNVQFFCDPYTTSPNNPETIQMAPQFAVPTENMNMVPEPYTEQSATPPEFNEDTFACIYSTDLGKPTPVSW